From the Cryptomeria japonica chromosome 2, Sugi_1.0, whole genome shotgun sequence genome, one window contains:
- the LOC131065207 gene encoding uncharacterized protein LOC131065207: protein MGQLALCGKIENHLVELLNEADKSKSLKKNLYTDWDWKLKLAFPNLTIPSLFSNGNPEIPVNPRLNVKWEAPKLGWHKINFDGASTGNPGRSGIGCCIRDSEGIYIKEISEDIGLATNNEAKFRAALRGLQ, encoded by the coding sequence ATGGGCCAGTTAGCCctctgtgggaaaattgagaaccacctggTTGAGCTCCTGAACGAAGCGGACAAGTCCAAATCGCTGAAAAAGAATCTATACACTGACTGGGATTGGAAGTTAAAGCTTGCATTCCCAAATTTGACCATCCCCTCGCTTTTTAGTAATGGTAATCCTGAGATACCGGTTAATCCAAGATTGAATGTTAAGTGGGAAGCACCAAAACTAGGGTGGCAtaagattaactttgatggtgcctctacaGGGAATCCGGGGCGTAGTGGTATTGGATGTTGTATTAGAGATTCTGAAGGCATCTACATTAAGGAAATTTCTGAAGACATCGGTCTGGCCACTAACAATGAAGCTAAATTTCGAGCGGCATTAAGAGGTTTGCAATAG